The following are encoded together in the Triticum dicoccoides isolate Atlit2015 ecotype Zavitan chromosome 6B, WEW_v2.0, whole genome shotgun sequence genome:
- the LOC119320773 gene encoding S-(+)-linalool synthase, chloroplastic-like: protein MAAAHVFFSFSVQPLHHSASPAARNGGWSGRNHAFFRPSTVICPGREPASHELSDDFDFQESVTNVQALLHHHLMSRRGLLTTVDHLKRLCIDHYFQDDIDTIIDSCADLIHSDDLLDATLSLRLTREAGYNVSADDVLQKFRNDNGEFNLGLSKDIRGLLSLQDMSHLNVGESSLYKANEFSSKQLRFAIKYLEPNLARYVRRSLDHPYHVSLMQYKARHHLSYLQSMHTRNMAIENLALAEFTIKKLQHQREMQEVKRWWMDLGLAQEIPSARDQVLKWYMWSMTILEGFSFSRYRIEITKIISMVYIVDDIFDLVATQEELSLFTEAIKMWDLAAVHSLPSYMISCYKALYTITSDVADMVRKEHGSSPINHLKKAWATLFDGFMIEGKWLSTNQIPTSEDYLGNGIVTSGAPLVFMHLLFMLGHELPECNNDDIHRIISCPAKIMRLWDDMGSAKDESQNGLDGSYKELYQRENPRGDAEKHMLEMIRSEWEGLNRECFSRTKSTLSHSFTTASLNFARMVRVMYGYNNEQKLPVLEDYTRMLLF from the exons ATGGCTGCTGCGCatgtcttcttctccttctccgttCAGCCACTGCACCATTCGGCTTCACCTGCGGCCCGAAATGGTGGCTGGAGCGGACGCAACCATGCCTTCTTCCGCCCATCAACGGTGATATGTCCGGGGCGAGAGCCTGCGTCACATGAGCTGTCCGATGATTTTGACTTCCAG GAAAGTGTAACGAATGTTCAAGCATTGCTGCATCACCATCTGATGAGTCGACGAGGCTTATTGACCACTGTTGATCACCTCAAGCGCCTCTGCATCGACCACTATTTCCAAGATGATATCGACACCATCATAGACTCGTGTGCAGATCTCATCCATAGTGATGATCTACTTGATGCAACCCTTTCCTTGAGGCTGACGCGAGAAGCTGGATATAATGTTTCGGCAG ATGATGTTCTTCAGAAGTTCAGAAATGATAATGGTGAATTCAACCTTGGGCTCAGCAAAGACATTAGAGGGTTGCTCAGCTTGCAAGACATGTCGCACCTCAACGTAGGAGAATCATCACTCTACAAGGCAAATGAATTCTCAAGCAAGCAACTTAGATTTGCAATTAAGTATCTGGAGCCAAACCTTGCAAGATATGTAAGACGGTCACTAGACCATCCCTATCATGTGAGCCTGATGCAATACAAGGCAAGGCACCATCTGAGTTACCTACAGAGCATGCACACTAGGAACATGGCAATTGAGAATTTGGCTCTTGCAGAGTTTACGATTAAGAAGTTGCAGCATCAGAGAGAAATGCAAGAGGTTAAGAG ATGGTGGATGGATCTAGGATTGGCTCAAGAAATTCCGTCTGCAAGGGACCAAGTTCTTAAATGGTACATGTGGTCCATGACCATCCTCGAGGGTTTCTCTTTCTCTAGATATCGGATTGAGATCACAAAGATCATATCCATGGTCTACATTGTGGATGACATCTTTGATCTTGTCGCCACACAAGAGGAGCTTTCCCTCTTTACTGAGGCGATCAAAAT GTGGGACCTTGCAGCTGTTCATTCACTCCCGAGCTACATGATATCATGTTACAAGGCTCTTTACACTATCACAAGTGATGTCGCCGATATGGTCAGAAAAGAGCATGGATCGAGCCCTATCAATCATCTCAAGAAAGCA TGGGCAACTTTGTTTGATGGATTCATGATCGAGGGAAAATGGTTATCTACTAATCAGATCCCTACATCCGAGGACTATCTAGGAAACGGGATTGTCACTTCAGGAGCTCCACTTGTATTCATGCATCTTTTATTCATGTTGGGGCATGAATTACCCGAGTGCAACAATGATGACATCCATCGGATCATCTCCTGCCCTGCAAAGATCATGAGGCTCTGGGACGACATGGGAAGTGCAAAG GATGAATCGCAAAATGGGCTAGATGGATCATACAAAGAGTTGTACCAAAGAGAAAATCCTCGTGGTGACGCAGAGAAGCACATGCTTGAGATGATCAGGAGTGAATGGGAGGGTCTGAACAGGGAATGCTTCTCACGGACAAAATCAACACTATCGCATAGCTTCACCACAGCATCACTAAACTTTGCGAGGATGGTCCGCGTCATGTATGGCTACAACAACGAGCAGAAGCTCCCTGTCCTTGAGGATTATACAAGGATGTTGCTCTTCTAA